The region TCTGGATGCCAGGTTTCACAGCAATCTTTGCAACTAAACTTTTCTCCCAAAGTTTAAGAATAGCACATGCTAGACCTTGGTGATTTCTATTTCTCCCttcataaaattaagaaaaggaTTTATACAAGcacaaaggaaaagaaattcaataaatattgCAGTGGATGAATCTTACCTAAGGCAAAATGACAAGGAAGTGATTTTGCAAGTTTCCTTAAATTGGTCATCTCTGCATTTGTCAGTCGAGACCGCATTCCTGTAGGAAGAAGCCTAAACGGTGTTTTGTAACCTGGAACGGTTCTTGGAAGTAAATCAGCATCAACAGGAAGTATCCCCGTACCCCACCATCCAACAAAACGGGGACCTAAATCATCAAGAAGTGCATTGTACTCTGCTTCTGCCTCTGTCAAATTCTTAGACTGTTCTTGCTCCCTCTCTACCACCTCACTCTTTTCTAGAGATGACACTGCATTACTGACTTCACTTTTCGACAAACTTCCTGATGAGACATCAGGCACAAAAAATTCATTACCTTTCTTGTCATTAACTTCCTTCCTCGAGTCAGGTCCTTGGTAATCAATACCACGATACACCATCATAACACTCCCTGCCCTCCATGTAACCAATCCTCCAGTTCGACGCTGCACACTACAACTAATCAGTCCATTGTTCCTCAAACAAAACCCAAACGAAACATCAGCATTCAACATACACAGAATCACACAGCAAGTAGCAACTTTCTAAATTGacagaaaaggaagaaaacaaaTGCACACTTACAATGCAACTCAAAACTCAACACGACCCAAAATGGAGAAAAATCTCCATAAGCACATATAAGAGAGGTAAATGCTCAACTTATGCCTTTAAACTTTATAAAGGTAATCTCTTCTCTGACTTAAGTACAATAGCAATGTACATGAGCTCATTTAAACTTCTAGAAGAAGTTCAATTCAttggttttttaattttcttctccAATGCATTATATCGTTTACTGAGAAATTTCTCCAAACAGAGCCTAAGACAAGAACAACGATGAAGTACTCGTAAATAATACTTTTGGACATCCCAACAATGCAAACACTCAATTGGCATCTCTATCTCATTTCCTGTCAAATTATACATGCATTTGGAAACCATTGAGAATGTGAAAGCTATAACTACTAGCCTTTTAGTAAACATGAAAAACCATATCTAGGAACCAAACACATTATACATCACTTTTTTCACATCTACACTTCACTCtcgttctctctctctctcggtAAAGATTGGCACTCGATGTCCATGAATCTTTTTGAAACAGTAATTGGTGTCTATGACATGCTATGTGTTTATGTTAAGTGTTGAGAAAGGGTAGGAATTGAACCTCAACAATCTCATGAGCCTTCCTCATATCCTTCGCAAGTTCCTCGTGAAACTTGAGCCTCACCAATTCCTCCTTCATCCACCTCTTATGAATCTTCTCCATCACCTCCTGAGTGAGTCCAGCCTTGGGAACACTCACCCTCTCCCTCACACGCATCCCCTCTCTCCTCAACCTCCTCAGCAACTCATCCTCAAGGGTCAAATCAGCCAAACTAGGAGCCGTAACCCTCCTCTTCTTCAACCCTTCTTCATCCCTTCCACCCCCAACCACCACCACCTTCTCCTCCTCCCTCTCCCACGGCAGCATCATCTCCTCCTCCCCATCCTCGCCCACCAGCCCGGCGTCCGGCCGCACCCACTCCCGCCGGAGCAACTCGCTCAGCCTCTCATCTCCGGTCGCCGGCGCCGGAGTACTTGCCGGAACTTCTTGCTGTCGTTCTTCTTGCTCTTCTTCTTCTGAAGGCAGACCCAAGTTGCGCAACCGAAGGACGATCCTCTCGACGGCGTTCTGCGGTTGTTTTGGGGTTGTCCGGTGAATTGGGTCGTCGGCAGTGAGGGGTTCGGTGACCCTTTTGGGAGAGGGCGATTTGGTGAGCCAGGGTGCAGACACGTTGGGTTTAGGGGTTGGGAGAGAAGCGAAGGTGAGTGTGCGAAATGGGAATTTGTGGAAAGAGCGATGAGGAGGAGGAGGGTTGAGTGTTGAGAAAGAAAATTCGGAGAGTTTACAAGTGTTAGAGAACGCCATTGCTGAGGTACTATGTTAGTGTTAGTTTTTGTGAAGCATTGTTTGAGTTTGGATGAAGAGAAAGTTGCAGAGGATGAGAGTGACGAGGAGGATCACAAGGTAACATGATAAGATGTTTTTGTTTGAGAAGTTTTTTTAActtacataaaattaattaattttaaactattacataaaacatgtttttattaattaattttaaatgttaatctatatattttttagattaaatattaatctctaattttattaattaattttaatatttatttaagatttgtttaaatttaaaatattattttaaatatttaaatttctattaaagaattttaatttatcaattaaatatttaaatgtaaaaaacaaaaagagaaatggaaagttttaaaataagagttaagaaaacttaagaaatttattttaaagattttaattataattgaaagaattcattaaatattaaaaaaattctaaaataagaAAGCAAAAATATAAGtgtgtaattttaataattacaagaGATAACAAGGTAAAAGAATAAGATGAAGTAAAATAgatacaaaacaaataatttattttatatatttatgtttgtaaaaaatattaaaaattatcttattccCTCTTATACTTCCTTACTTAGTTTATAaggtttaaatactattttggtctactttgttcaattttattttttttatgcatttgatctctaatttgttaaattatgttcaatttcATTTGTTTAAATTGAAAACGATAGAGTGTAAAAGTTGACATTATTCACATTATGAGTTGATTatgttttgttcaaataaattcctattttagttaaatttatttaatttaacctGTCGGCTCGCCAGTCCGTCCTAAGACGGAACGAGTTACAATATCCAACCCGTTTATTGGTGACGGGCCAGCCAGTCCGACCCGTTTTGCCAAACCTACTTTTATTAACaccttttactatttttcaattttaaaacaattttttttatatcattttgacAACACCTTTCACttcttttttgtaaataataaaatttgttttatgacTACTTTATCTCTAGATAAATGCTAAATGGTTCTTCAATAGtgtcacatatttttttttttcaatttgacaCCATCTTTCACTGCTTctcacaatttctttttctttaaaaatataaaaatttacttttttatgacTATTTTGCGTTTACAATGTCAAATGGTGTCAGTATAACATCTTTCAAATTTGGGCAACGATATTGACCCCTTAAATAATTTTCCATCCATTTCACACGATCTTTTactacttttcactttttttttttttacaaatacaaaaatttacttttttttataactttaccCTTACATAATTGTCAAATGGAGTTGGATAACATTTTTCCATTCGGAATAATGGTATTTTGAAactcaatttattttacaacCATTTGAAAGTTAAAAGTAACATTTGATGAGTCCTAGTAGTTTAGATATTGAGTATTAGATGTAAAAACTGAAAACTAGAGACAACAGAGTAACAGATTCATCTTTGCAAAACATCATTCCTTTCAACCAcgataaaatagtaattaattacaaaaatccATAGCAGAACCTAGTTTCCTATGCAAGTGTGAAATAGGGTATCTCCTTCCATTTATTGTGCATCCCTGTACCCAGAAATGATCTtgagaaacaaaaaaagaaaatgatcaaATAACCATGTACAAGCTCTATATGTGTGGTATAAGAAGGCTATCTAGTTTAGGAAAACATGTACAAAATCTGTCCTTGATGATTCCCACAAACAATATTGTGCATGGGAAAAGTATAAACAATAAATACTATGCAGATGCAGATCAATTTCCAGCTGAAGAAGATCTTCTGCTGAGGGAAGGAGAAGAATTAATGATCTCTTTGCCAAGTTCCTTTATTTTGCTGAGAAGAAGCATTTGTTCAGTCTCCAGCTGAGCTATATAACCTTCCTGTGTATCCTCTAGAGTTTCTAGCTCACTCAATGTTGTAGAGAGTCCTTCAAGATTTCCATCCTCTATGAAGGACCTGAACTTGATCATCATCTGTTTTATCTGGTAAACCCCAATTCACACAATGTGTTAGAATAACAGCATGAaatgaaaatcataataaaGGTATGAGCTTTTTCGTTGAAAATAATCAAACACTTTATCCTTTGAGCTGAATTAGTTTATGTTACAAAAGGGTTCCTTTCACTTTTCAGTCATGGCGTATGAAGATCTCACCTGGTTAGGAATTTCGTGTAGTTTACTCAAGGAAGGTTCAGAGTCTAGACTTTGCCTCATCTGCAACTCTGGAACTTTTCTAGTGATTTGGACGTGAATTTCACCCCTTTTCACCCCTTGGAGAGGTATCCACTTGTCAGCCATCTGGTTTGGAGGCAACCTTTGATATTCTACAACACATTCACCTATACTTGATGTGGGTAATAATGCATTATGATCTTTGACATAAAGCATTAGGGGACTTCCATCATCAGGGAACTCTAAGGTCTGGTTCCACTGAGGATTAAGAGTTTTGTATATGACCTACACACAATGCCACTGCTGGTaagtatttttagttttgtaatttaCCAAGATGAAGTAAAAGAAAGATATGGAAATGAAAAGGAAACGTGTAATACTGTGAAAAATCAAGGGTATAACATCTGAACAAAAAGGCAAGAGATTTCTCTTCAGAACATGTAAAATATATCAAGGTTGAAAACATTGAGAAATTCTAAAGGAAAAAGAGAGGAATGAATTGGACTAAGTTAGATACCAAATTCTCTTACATCTTGACATTCaatttcatgaaaaagaaaCCAAGGATGAAGTATTCCAACCTTTGTTCTTTTCTTAAAGCTTCCGTAGTGTACTCTCACATATGGATCACTTGTGCCTCTGAGATCGGCAGCAACAAGATCCCTTCCCTCTATCAGAACAAGTTCAATCCAACCATTGCCTGAGCCAAAACTCGAACCCTGTCCATTGCAAAATGTTAGCATGAATATCCAAGCAGTGAAAAAAAACCGTGAGTGAAATGACTGAAATAATCACTATTTACAGTGATGATAAGCAAATAATATGTTTAGGCTTTTGCATTCTATATTCATCTTGTAACTGAATGGTTGAAAGAATTACTAATTTCCATGTATAAGCACACCTTTGATCCTTCTTGGTCATCCACTCTAACCGATATTTGAAGTCTTAATTCTCCAGAACGCACTCTTTCAAGAGGGATCCATACATCCCTCACTGAGCCATCAACCAGTCCTTCCAAATTCACATGAGCACTACCAATGTTTTCATCTCCAAAAATTTCTTCAGAGAAgccttttatttttaagtattcccCACCACCAATCTCATCGAATTCAAATGTCTGATTCCAGACAGGATTTGGAGTATGACCAGTTCTTGATTTCTGGACAACCtagaaaatttgttaaaaacaaaACTAGTTAAACCAACAACCTTAACTTACAACTTCAGTTAATCAAGTAATGAAAGAACTGGTACTGTCTCACAGACATGCAGTGCCTGCCACTCACCTTTCCATATTGCAATTTGATATAAGGGTCAAATTTTCCATTTTTGTCTTTTGCAGCAAgatcccttccttctgcaacaGTTACACTAATTTTCCTTCCAGTTTTTAACTGAAAATTTGGTGATCCATTAATTGACTGCTGAGAGTTGCTACTCCGGATACTGTTCAAGCTATGCGAACCATCAGAAAATTGCCACTCTTTGACTACAATGCTCACCTTCAACTGAAAAAATTATGAGGTGAAATGAATAAAATCTTTGATTCAATCacaatttcttttccatttaGAAAGGAAAATCAATTATCTACTTTTAAGTACATGTGACAAAAGGGCATTCTGAACTGAGCTCTAAGATTAGAAACCAGTAAgagaagaataaagaaaagagatATGATGCATACACACAGCTATTGGTTAtaacaagaaagaaaatattgtaCCTCGGCAGAGTTGGGGCCCTCAAACGGTACAAccatttcaatttcttctccACAGAACTGTGCCTGCTTTGCTATGACTCCAGAATCAGGTCCTATGGCCCACATTATTGTTGAATCATCTTCAACATGCCTCAACTGCAAAAAggcataaatattaatttatcacAATATTAGTATAGAAGACAAAGAAGCACTTcttgaaaagaaataatgaCTGAACAAATATAATACTTATAGGTAAATGTTATTCTCCTGTTGCTAGCTCAAAAAAGAGAACATTGACCAAAGGAAGTACCTTGATTTCACAACTTGCTAGATAGTCACACCTCACATTGTTGGGATGGCTCTGATAAAGATTGAAACGAAGAGTTCCTGTATTATCATGTAAAACCATATTAAATGGTGCATCCCATCTTGGGGTTGAACCAAATCTAACATCTGTTCTCCTGGTTAATTCCTCAACTTCTACTTCTACAAATGTCTCCAGATCCTTGTCATCAAAATTCTCCTCTGAATAACCATTGGTTGAACCATTTGGTTGCCTCCTAGATGTCTTAAAGCAACTACCAGAAAGTTTATTCGCTGAAATCACTCTAATATATATAATGCCTCCAACTGCTTTTTTCCTTAAATCAACTGCAGGCAAAGTGAAACAACGTCGCCGAGGTTCCACCATGGTTTTTACCAAGGTGTCAGCAAAAAGTTTTTCCTGCAAAAAGTGCAAACTTCCAATCAGTATGAAACATAACAAGCTGCTCTGGAGAAAcagaaagtaataaaaaaacattgagAGAATTTACGATATTGAGCATGTGATATCAAACATCTACTTGACATGTTGTTAACTGATGAAGCTATTTCAATATGATCAGTTATCAACTATTTCTCATGTTGGCttaaatttctaattaattaacaGAGACTCAACCTGATTTATATTACAATTTctccaaaataaattttgtgaaaatactTCTTCATCTCCTCTTCTTTGATAGAGGTATCTGGGACTAGCAGTCCTTATATTAAGCCTATAACCATCTGGAAACAAATATCCATCAACTTAAGCATCAGATTGAAATCCATTATAGGATAAGGTTCGATATCTGCAGGGAAAATGAATTCCTAAACTCGCAGTTGAACCAAAGAGTGTGTATATCTTTCTACAATAGCACCATGAAATATAAGAGAGTTTAGGGAATTTAACTCAGAAAGACAACTTTGTAACTTTTCTACTAGCATGATATTAAACTTGATGGTAACGCACCAGCCAAGAAGAAACAACAGGCCATTCAGTGGCAGGAAGTGATTGGCTCCCACCGCTTCCAAAGGCAACTCCTATTCTCACCTCAGGAGTTGATACAAATGAGTACAGAAGTGCTTTTCCATCAAGAATTGGCGTAGCAAGAAGctgcaaaataaatataacgaaaaagaaaaatgattaaaccAGTTTCTTAGCAATGCAGGAAAATCTGTGACCAGGACCAATaactaaagaaagaaaatttaacAGTAACTGCAATAAGCTGGTAATATAGGTTGACAATTCTTAAAGTATCAAGGGTTAACTACTTGCTtcaaattcaaatcaaatttgTCATATGTCTCTTACTTCAGTATACATATTTTCAcatattaaagaagaaaaaatgcaAAGGATAGCTTTACATACATCACCCTTGATATGAAGACTGTTAATCACAATTCTAGCAGTTCCAATCAACGGCTTTGCAAGCTTAGCAAGCAACAAAATGCTCATTTCACTTGTATCCCAATCAAAACCCAGTTGCAGAAATCGCTGCAAAAGGCCAACAAGAATGCTTGATCAAAAACTCGGATATCTAGTAATATATTGATACTTAAAGACAGAGCACAGAGTCATACACCTCAAGAAAAATAATGCTGAACAGGTAAACTAGCTTACAAGCAAATTAAGCAATGGTAATAGACGTAGGACAGTCAAATACAGTCATTTAGGTGGCATTCATAGATTCATTATTTACTATCTTCAATGTTTAATTTGCATGTAAAGCTTTAGTTTTTCCAAACTATGCATATTAGAAAATTTGCCAACCACTTGCTCATATAGATCACAAAAAGCAGTGGCAATAGAAGAAAAGAGGGCAACAAAAACAGTGAAAATACCAAAAAACCTGGTGATTGCATTATAGTGGTGGTGCAAAACACATCAAGGACAAATGAAAAATACAGATTCGGACAAGAATATGTTTCTCACGTTGCTCACAAAAACAGATGATGATATAAATGCTACTCCTATTCCCCCCTCccctatttttccttttttctctaACTACCAAAATCACTATAAAAGTACGATTTAAGGgaagattaaatatataagaattatatttaCTAGTGACATTTGAAATAGAAGGAAACCAAAACCTGATCACCAATAGTTGACCAACGCATCCCTCTCAGAGCCAAGCTAGGAGGGCATGATCCTAGTGAAAACTCCTGTAGCTCAACTCTTTCCTGTATTTAGTACACATCACACAAATATCCAATCTCCATAAAGTGTTCAAGCTATTTTGATATACTAATTAAATTTCTATCATAGAACGAAACATGATTACTTACAAGAAGTCTCGGTTTCCGGAGCTTTATACGTTTCTAGAGAcacaaaaattagaaattagattAGTTCATATATCATCATACAAAATACATGTCTAAAGAGAGAATTGAACAGAACGAAGGATTGTGACCATAAAATGTAACATTAACAAATCATTAACTAGAAGTTTATCTGACAAAATCATGTAACATTATATGaccacttttaatttattatatgacGAAAGGTAAACAAGTAATTATTGGTCCTATCGGCCAAGACATAATCAGCATAGCATTCTGTTTCTTCATTCAATATATGAATTGAGAGCTAAAGTCTGAAGCAGGTAGCTTCTGTAGTTCAGAGTCTAACGTTTTCTGCTATGCACACTTAACAGAAGTTACATTCTTTTACTGTAATATAAGTTTGATAGTTCAATACTTCTACACACTTCCTCTGTATTTTGAAAGCATAAGTACAGTCTAGACAATCCATTTAAATCATAGATGAAAAAAGAATGTGTATGTAATATGTTGTACGTACATACATACTGTACATTCATACATACACGTATATATGTGTAGTGCAACCAAATAAGAAGAACCTATTTAACAACAATTTCTGTATTGTCTCTTGAATAAGGATGAAAAACTAATCGATGTATATAGCAAGTGAGAAAAGGTAGTGAAATTTCACCTCAACAATTGCAGATAGCCTTATTGAAAACTTGGCATTAAAATAGTTGGACCAGACTTCTGTCAACAACTTATTCAACCACTCACAATGCTCCAATGGTGTGATGGGCTATATGAACAGGAACTTGAGGTCAACTTCAAAAGTCACACTACAAGGTGAAAAGGTGGAAAGGTGGATAGGTAGGGAAAAAAGTACCGAGACATTCAGTATGATCCTCTTCCATTTCTTATCCAAGTCCTCCACGAGTAATTTGCGTTGGTATTTCCCATACTGAAAATGAAAAAGCAGCACCTCATATTAACTACTAGTATAGTACACCACTGAAAAAGCAGTCAATAACTCAACTCAGATGATAAATCAGGGAGATTTGCTTGCACAGAATTTGAAGTTACACAACATATTTTTTGGTAAGTTACAAAAAAAGAAGCTCACACCTCACAGGTAAGGATGCATCATGAAACTACCCCAATTCAACAAAGAACAAGAAATAACAAATGCTTAACATGATCCATAACAAAGAAACTATTTTGTGGAAACATAATTGGGAAAAAAAGCTTGGTAGGATTGGTTAACAATCTAAACGTGTCATTGACGCATTTGACACATGACCTGTGGTAAGGAATGACGCTCAGTTCTATCACTTTTATTCAAAAAAGAACTTAAATCTAACAAGTAAGCATGACTTGTGAAATTGCCCCGATTcaacaaaatcaagaaatacTAAATGCATTTTAATATGCAATCAAATTGATTAATCAGGCAAGATGATCCAtaacaaaataactttttttctgGAAACATATTTGCGCCAGAAGCATAAAGAGATGATAAAAGTGAGGATTGAGAACCTGTATGGTAGTCCACACAGCAAGAGCAAGAGGAACCCAAGAGGAGGCAGAGAAGAGCCATCTCTCAACAGCCCAAGCAATCAGAATCAGAGGAATGAAAACTGGAATTCTGGGCTTCTCCTGCAAGAGATGGTTGAAAAAGTCCACAGCAGCCTCTTCAATGTTAATTGAAAAGGCCTTTTTCTTCAAGCTCATTGTTTTGCTCTTGGTAAGCACCAAAACCAGAAAAGGGAAGTTTTTGGGTTCAAATTTTGGTGATTGACTCTTTTAATTCCCTGAAGTGTCAACTTTTCCTATCCATGTCAGTTCAAAGACCAAGGCCAAAGACTCATGGGGATGAAAAATAAACCATGAACGGAGGAATGTTTGGGAGTTGACAAATCTTGAAGGGTTGTTAGAATTCAGAAGATATTAGAAAGCGAGAAGATGAAAAGTCAGCtgagagaatgaaaaaaaaacaaactttgaTGCAGCATAAGAGGACGTTTGCCTTGGACAGAAATGAAGTGCTCACAAGTTGGAAACTTTGAATCAAATCTAAAGTGTAACATTTTGTGTCCCTCAGCCACCTTTGCAAAGGTTCCTGTTCCAAATGGTGGGTCccatttttcaacttttttacattgaacttattatttttagtcaCATCATTTGTTCTGCATACTAATCTAAGGATAATAATAGCCTGTTTAAT is a window of Vigna unguiculata cultivar IT97K-499-35 chromosome 4, ASM411807v1, whole genome shotgun sequence DNA encoding:
- the LOC114182117 gene encoding CRM-domain containing factor CFM3, chloroplastic/mitochondrial-like, with translation MAFSNTCKLSEFSFSTLNPPPPHRSFHKFPFRTLTFASLPTPKPNVSAPWLTKSPSPKRVTEPLTADDPIHRTTPKQPQNAVERIVLRLRNLGLPSEEEEQEERQQEVPASTPAPATGDERLSELLRREWVRPDAGLVGEDGEEEMMLPWEREEEKVVVVGGGRDEEGLKKRRVTAPSLADLTLEDELLRRLRREGMRVRERVSVPKAGLTQEVMEKIHKRWMKEELVRLKFHEELAKDMRKAHEIVERRTGGLVTWRAGSVMMVYRGIDYQGPDSRKEVNDKKGNEFFVPDVSSGSLSKSEVSNAVSSLEKSEVVEREQEQSKNLTEAEAEYNALLDDLGPRFVGWWGTGILPVDADLLPRTVPGYKTPFRLLPTGMRSRLTNAEMTNLRKLAKSLPCHFALGRNRNHQGLACAILKLWEKSLVAKIAVKPGIQNTNNELMSDELKMLTGGTLLLRNKYFIVIYRGKDFVPTSVATVLAEREEMTKQVQDVEDKFRCRAVDAIPTGQGEATAQAGTLAEFYEAQARWGREISPGEREKMVEEAAKAKTAKLVRKIEHKLFLAQTKKHRAEKLLAKIESSMVPAGPDYDQETITDEERVMFRKVGLRMKPYLPLGIRGVFDGVVENMHLHWKHRELVKLMTKQKTLAFVEDTARLLEYESGGILVAIEKVSKEFALIYYRGKNYKRPINLRPRNLLTKGKALKRHVAMQRHEALSQHITELENTIEQLKKELDKPQDLDDEDGASTEEEDHNQIDNISELTLSENEDSDGFDDEEEGDWLDDGEDSDWEDDEDPSFPNS
- the LOC114182291 gene encoding synaptotagmin-5-like encodes the protein MSLKKKAFSINIEEAAVDFFNHLLQEKPRIPVFIPLILIAWAVERWLFSASSWVPLALAVWTTIQYGKYQRKLLVEDLDKKWKRIILNVSPITPLEHCEWLNKLLTEVWSNYFNAKFSIRLSAIVEKRIKLRKPRLLERVELQEFSLGSCPPSLALRGMRWSTIGDQRFLQLGFDWDTSEMSILLLAKLAKPLIGTARIVINSLHIKGDLLATPILDGKALLYSFVSTPEVRIGVAFGSGGSQSLPATEWPVVSSWLEKLFADTLVKTMVEPRRRCFTLPAVDLRKKAVGGIIYIRVISANKLSGSCFKTSRRQPNGSTNGYSEENFDDKDLETFVEVEVEELTRRTDVRFGSTPRWDAPFNMVLHDNTGTLRFNLYQSHPNNVRCDYLASCEIKLRHVEDDSTIMWAIGPDSGVIAKQAQFCGEEIEMVVPFEGPNSAELKVSIVVKEWQFSDGSHSLNSIRSSNSQQSINGSPNFQLKTGRKISVTVAEGRDLAAKDKNGKFDPYIKLQYGKVVQKSRTGHTPNPVWNQTFEFDEIGGGEYLKIKGFSEEIFGDENIGSAHVNLEGLVDGSVRDVWIPLERVRSGELRLQISVRVDDQEGSKGSSFGSGNGWIELVLIEGRDLVAADLRGTSDPYVRVHYGSFKKRTKVIYKTLNPQWNQTLEFPDDGSPLMLYVKDHNALLPTSSIGECVVEYQRLPPNQMADKWIPLQGVKRGEIHVQITRKVPELQMRQSLDSEPSLSKLHEIPNQIKQMMIKFRSFIEDGNLEGLSTTLSELETLEDTQEGYIAQLETEQMLLLSKIKELGKEIINSSPSLSRRSSSAGN